In Epinephelus fuscoguttatus linkage group LG15, E.fuscoguttatus.final_Chr_v1, a genomic segment contains:
- the LOC125902458 gene encoding oocyte zinc finger protein XlCOF7.1-like has product MLQLTCRKYKAVATKVSFNMCSVDGCDSWRRGAQRFKLPEDPERRLEWVQFILEVNGQRLKESSWTDITICRHHFTEDCFINQTQSGAVQLKPGALPSLCVKSEPAEPEVKQELEEPPEVDSQCNQQEKCDSPPPPCSEESQSEHTSEAAQQSPAPSDAPDPDYGQMIQKVANIDMIRKKAALLQMKRKFVVNEKRLLQLFSHKCLLCGSKVKTEKVTFDVVIILNQQCLKCEYRNQWKSQVNAKVPTAEEKHLVEVVEVDLTPETQQKASTDDNRSTITGVSKTVAVIDERDDSMDDTEESSYEDAMDSDEDWYPDDWRPEVNMLSEEENEDEKGDSDDHLVLPTRSSGLCAECGRFFCKSKPHTCEHKIKPYACNICGKRCVTQVALNFHSRIHDENYEHPCRYCHATFKTKLDKITHEQIHSTQEKPYKCPDCSETFATHTDRRIHLVNHRLLKCQEDWNPEDWHSEANMLFEKESEDENGDSDDHLVLPTRSSGLCAECGRFFRKSKPHTCEHKIKPYACNICGKRCVSQVALNVHSRVHDENYEHPCKYCHTTFRTKGDKITHEQIHSTQEKPYKCPECSKTFATHKVRRIHLANHRLLKCHICGMEFTSRISLRRHMPVHTGLKQFQCSVCQRGFKQSTHLKSHMRLHTGEKPFKCQHCDKCFTHNVSLKSHVQRYHTSNSGPERKKGKINKTVSDAVGGQKNGNKRVADSGLDNVEEQDTEENVQKNSKAVIKAKNYRSTGRPIGRPKRNTAGHLVLAGEMQGQRLNTKTAKAKARKLKRSHCSDEESEDELTQSDMSFDSTEEKEENSDKVTSSTSRSKRKANNADSDSDFDPVERQKKRYSSQSGGHNSGKRRGRPRKNQVVEDT; this is encoded by the exons ATGTTGCAGCTCACTTGTAGGAAATATAAAGCTGTAGCAACAAAAGTTAGTTTCAACATGTGCTCCGTCGACGGCTGTGACTCGTGGCGTCGCGGTGCGCAACGGTTCAAGTTACCGGAGGATCCAGAGAGGAGGCTGGAGTGGGTCCAGTTCATTCTGGAAGTCAACGGTCAGCGGCTGAAAGAATCGTCCTGGACTGATATCACCATCTGCAGACACCATTTCACTGAGGACTGTTTTATAAACCAGACTCAAAGCGGGGCGGTCCAGCTGAAGCCCGGTGCTCTCCCATCACTGTGTGTCAAGTCGGAACCAGCAGAACCTGAAGTGAAACAG GAGCTTGAAGAACCCCCAGAAGTTGATTCTCAATGCAATCAACAAGAAAAATGTGATAGTCCACCACCTCCCTGTTCTGAAGAATCACAATCAGAGCATACTTCAGAAG CTGCCCAACAAAGCCCTGCACCAAGTGATGCTCCAGATCCTGATTACGGTCAGATGATACAAAAAGTTGCAAACATTGATATGATCAGGAAAAA AGCTGCACTTCTGCAGATGAAAAGGAAGTTCGTTGTGAACGAAAAACGTCTCCTCCAGTTGTTCAGCCACAAGTGTCTGTTGTGTGGCTCTAAAGTAAAGACGGAGAAGGTCACCTTTGATGTGGTCATCATCTTGAACCAACAGTGCCTTAAGTGTGAGTACAGAAACCAATGGAAAAGCCAAGTCAATGCTAAAGTCCCAACAGCTGAAGAGAAGCACCTGGTGGAAGTCGTAGAAGTAGACTTAACTCCAGAGACTCAACAG AAAGCGTCAACCGATGACAACCGCAGCACTATCACAGGCGTATCCAAGACTGTCGCTGTTATTGATGAGAGGGACGATTCCATGGATGACACAGAGGAATCGAGTTATGAAGATGCCATGGATTCAGACGAGGATTGGTATCCAGATGACTGGCGTCCAGAGGTGAACATGCTTTCTGAGGAGGAAAACGAAGATGAAAAGGGAGATTCTGATGATCATCTTGTTCTTCCCACCAGATCCAGTGGGCTCTGCGCAGAGTGTGGCAGGTTTTTCTGTAAAAGTAAGCCTCACACATGTGAGCACAAAATTAAACCCTATGCTTgcaatatttgtggaaaaagaTGCGTTACTCAGGTCGCGTTAAATTTTCACAGCAGAATCCACGACGAAAACTATGAACATCCTTGCAGATACTGCCACGCTACATTCAAGACAAAATTGGATAAAATCACCCATGAACAGATCCACTCAACTCAAGAAAAACCGTATAAATGTCCTGACTGTTCAGAGACATTCGCCACACATACGGACCGCAGAATCCACCTGGTGAATCACAGACTGTTGAAATGTCAGGAGGATTGGAATCCAGAGGACTGGCATTCAGAGGCGAACATGCTTTTTGAGAAGGAAAGCGAAGATGAAAACGGAGATTCTGATGATCATCTTGTTCTTCCCACCAGATCCAGTGGGCTCTGCGCAGAGTGTGGCAGGTTTTTTCGTAAAAGTAAGCCTCACACGTGTGAGCACAAAATTAAACCCTATGCTTgcaatatttgtggaaaaagaTGTGTTAGTCAGGTCGCGTTAAATGTTCACAGCAGAGTCCACGACGAAAACTATGAACATCCTTGCAAATACTGTCATACTACATTCAGGACAAAAGGGGATAAAATCACCCACGAGCAGATCCACTCAACTCAAGAAAAACCGTATAAATGTCCCGAATGTTCAAAGACATTCGCCACACATAAAGTACGCAGAATTCACCTGGCGAATCACAGACTGTTGAAATGTCACATCTGTGGAATGGAATTTACAAGTCGCATTTCTCTCAGAAGGCACATGCCCGTACACACGGGATTGAAACAATTCCAGTGTTCAGTGTGCCAACGTGGCTTCAAGCAGTCGACCCATCTGAAATCCCACATGCGTCtgcacacaggagagaagcctTTTAAGTGTCAGCATTGTGACAAATGCTTCACTCACAACGTGAGCTTGAAGAGTCACGTCCAGCGTTACCATACATCCAATTCTGGACCTGAGCGGAAGAAgggtaaaataaacaaaactgtaaGCGACGCTGTTGGTGGTCAGAAGAATGGGAACAAGAGAGTAGCAGATTCAGGGCTCGACAACGTTGAAGAACAGGACACAGAGGAGAACGTGCAGAAGAACAGTAAGGCTGTGATAAAAGCTAAAAATTACAGGAGCACGGGTAGACCCATAGGAAGACCTAAGAGGAATACAGCAGGCCACTTGGTTCTGGCAGGGGAAATGCAAGGCCAGCGTTTAAACACTAAGACTGCCAAAGCTAAGGCACGGAAGTTAAAGAGATCACATTGCAGTGATGAAGAAAGCGAGGACGAGCTGACCCAAAGCGACATGTCCTTTGACTcaacagaggagaaagaggagaataGTGACAAAGTGACTTCAAGCACAAGTAGATCAAAAAGAAAGGCCAATAATGCAGACAGTGACTCTGATTTTGATCCagtagaaagacagaaaaagaggtaCAGCAGCCAGAGCGGTGGTCACAACTCAGGGAAGCGCAGGGGACGACCAAGAAAGAATCAAGTCGTTGAAGACACTTAA